The genomic region CACTACCTTTCGCCGGGTGAAATCAAGCTCTGACCAGCGGCAACGCGGTCGGAGCTTGATCTTTTCAACCACACCGGCCACCAAAGCTCAGCGAACCTGCGACCGCACGAAGTCGACGTAAGGCTGATAAGCCGAAATGTCCCGGTCCGGCTCGTAGGTGCTCAGGTAGTAGTAGTCGGCCATGATGTTCGCCTGCTGCTCCGAGTTGAAGTCCGCGAACGTCTTCCCCCGCAGCCCCTCAACGCCCCCGTAGTCGTAGAGCCCCTTCATGAAGAAGCCGGCGAACGCCGTCGGCAGCAAGCTGAGGATGCTCCGGCCGTGCTGGTACTGGTACGCGTGGGTCAGCTCGTGGACCAGCCAGCGTTCGTAGCGAGCCCGGTTCTGCGGGTTCGTCAGGATGCCGCGGGGGAACGTGACGAGGCGCGGGAGGGTGCGGGCGACGCCGAAGCTGCCCAGGACGCCTCCCTCGGCCAGGCGCAGGAATGAAGTGTCGAGGGCGTCGCCGAAGACTTTGTGGGCGATGTCGAGCTCGTGTGATTCGAGTTTGCGGCGGTAGGTGGGGCGGAACACCACGGCAGCTCCTTCGCGTTCGTCACCGGAGAGTGAACGGGCTGGACTTTGCTGACGTGTCAGCATCACCATAGAACGTATGGACGTTGACGAGTTCCTCAAGAAGCCGCTGAACGCCTACATCTCCCTCAACGGGCCGAGTGTGCGGCCGACGTGGTTCCTGTGGGAAGACGGGGCCTTCTGGATCTCCAGCGGGCCCTGGGCGAAGTGGTGGCAGACGCTCGATGAAGACCCGAAGGTGGCGCTTGTGGTGGATGACTTCGACGTGGCGACCGGGCGGGTGGAGAAGGTCACGGCGAAGGGCAAAGGTGAGGTGCACGAGATCGACGTCGAGCGGGCCAAGCGGCTGTACAGCCGGTATGTCGGGGAGGACGAGAGCCGGTGGGACCCGATGTTCCACGAGGTGATCCACGGTGAGGGTGCGGTGCTCATCAGGATCGAGCCGGAGTGGATGAAGGGGATGGACCTGAGCTACGAGCGGCGGTAGCGGACCTCGTCGACCACGGCGCCGCCGATTGTTTCCTGGCGGGTGGTGCCGTCGAGGACGAAGCCGAGGCGTTCGTAGAAGCGGCGGGCGCGTTTGTTGTCGGTGAGCACCCACAGGGTGGTGTCGGTGAAGCCTTCCAGGGCGGCGTGGGCCAGTGGTGAGGCGAGGCCGGTGCCCTGGGCCGATTGCAGGAAGTAGATGGCGTAGAGCTCGGAGGCGGCGTCGGGTTCGTGGGACGGGCCGGCGCAGGCGAAGCCGACGACCTCGTCGTCGGCCAGGGCGACCCAGACGTAGCCGGACGGGATGTCGCGCTGCCACAGGGGAAGACGCGCTTCCAGGGAGAGGTTGTCGAGGAACGAGTCCGGCATGTGGCCGCGGTAGGTGGTCTGCCAGGAGCGGACGTGGACCGCGGCCACGGCCGGTGCGTCGGAGAGCACGGCTTTGCGGATCGTCATGGCTGCCCCCAGTGGCATGATCGGGTCCATGCGGCTCATCGTCGACGCGGACCCCGGCATCGATGATGCCCTCGCTTTGTACTACCTGAAGGCGCGGGCCGACATCGAAATAGTCGCCATCGGCACGGTGCACGGGAACGTGCCGGTGCGGCAGGCGACGGCCAACGCGCTGAGGCTCGCCGAGCGGCTGGGCATCGACGCGCCGGTGGCGATGGGGGCCGCGCGGCCGTTGGCGCAGCCGTTGAAGACCGCGGAGGACGTGCACGGACCGGACGGGCTCGGTGGGTACGCGGGGGACGAGCCGCAAAGAAGCCATACGACGGAGAGCGCGGCCGAGCAGATTGCCAGGCTGGCCCGGAAGAACCCGCAAGAGCTCGACCTGCTCGCCATCGGGCCGCTCACGAACGTCGCGCTGGCGCTGCAGATCGAGCCGAACCTGCCGAACCTCATCAACCGCACGGTCGTCATGGGTGGCGCGCTCAACGTGCCGGGGAACATCACCAGCCACGCCGAGGCCAACTTCTGGCACGACCCCGAGGCCGCGGACCTGGTGCTGGACGCCGGGTTCGAGGATCTGACGATCGTGGGGCTCGACGTCACGATGGCGAATCACGCGCCGGGTGAGTGGCTCGACGCGCTGCCCAACACGAACTACGTCAGGCAGATCCTCGGGTTCTACGCCGACTTCTACGGCAGCTTCCTGGGCAAGAGCGGCTTCGTGCCGCACGACCCGCTGGCCGCGGCGATCCTGCTGGAGCCCGATCTGGCCACCTACGTCGAGGACCGGTTCGCGATCGAGCTGACCGGGACCTACACGCGTGGCAAGCTCGTGGCGGACCAGCGGTTCCTGGCGGAGGGCAGTCCGTTCGGCCGTGACATCGGGACCACGAGGAGCAAGGCCAAGTACGCCGTCAGCGCGGACGGCGCCAGGTTCCTCGACCAGTTGAGAGACGCTGTGACACAACCCTGACAATTCAGCCACAGGTCCCGCACAAAGCACGGGGACCGTCGTGGGTATGAACGTCCACTTGAAACGATGGCTGGTGGTCTCGGGGGCCGCTGTGGTCATCGCGGCGGGCGTCGTCGTCGGAGGGTCCTACGCCCGGCTGGAGAGCAACCTCCAGACGGTCGACCTCGCCGAGGAGCTGAGCGGGAACGCCCGGCCGCCGCGGCCGTCGCAGCCGCCGTCGACGCCGGGCCGGCCGCTCACCTTCCTGCTCATCGGCAGGGACGACGGGCGGTCCGACACCGCCATGGTCGTGCAGCTCAACGCCAAGGGCGACACGGCACGGGTGATCAGCATCCCGCGCGACACGATGGTGCCGCGGCCGAGGTGCGGCAACCACCCGCCGGCGGGCATCGCCATGTTCAACAGCGCCTTCACCACGGGTGGCGCCGCCTGCACCGTGGCGACGGTCGAGCAGATGAGCAACCTCAGGATCGACCACTTCGTGCAGATCGACTTCAACGGTTTCCGCGATGTCGTCGACCGCCTCGGCGGCGTCGACATCACGCTGCCGGAGGCGATCGACGACAACAAGAGCGGGCTGCACGTGCCCGCCGGGCCGAACAGGCTCGACGGAACGCAGGCGCTCGCATTTGTGCGAACGCGTTACAGCATCGGTGACGGCAGTGACCTCAACCGGATCAAGAACCAGCAGTTGTTCATGACTGCGCTGAGCCAGAAACTCGCCGATGAGAACTGGCTCGGCAGCCCGCAGAAAACGTTCGAACTCGCCGACGTCCTGACGAAGTCCATTGTGACGGACGAGGAATTGGGATCGATCAGCGCGTTGGCCGACCTGGCCGGAAAGCTCACGGCGTTGAAACCGGGGAACATCACCTTCGTGACGCTGCCGGTCGAGCAGTACCTGCCCGATCCGAACCGGGTTCAGCCCAAGCAACCGGAGGCTGACGCGCTCTGGCAGGCCGCCTGACTCAGCAGGCCGCGCCCTGCCACTCGCTCGGTCGAGGCCACGGCTGAGGAGACCCCCAGCACTCCTCAGCCGTGGAAGTGATGCCCCAGATAGCCGCTACCACTGTGACGGTCTCCCGGTCTCGTGAAGGACTGTGTGGTCGAGGTTGTCAGACCACCTCGCTAGGGTGGGTTCGAAAGGGCCCGTCCGGTGCGTGCACCGCAGCTCAGACGGGCGGTGCACGTTTTCCGGTCCGGACGAGGTGGAGGCCGATTGGGACCCCGTGGCGTCTTCGCGGAGCGCTTCGCGCTGCTCTACGCGGAGGCAGGTGACCCACCTTTGAAGCGGGTCACGGAGTCGGTGACCCGTGCCCGCCGAACGGACGAACGCGGCAGACCGGTCCGCGTACCGGCCCAGCGGGTCAGCGACTGGCGCCGCGGGCGGAACGTGCCGGCGAAGTTCAGCGGCCTGAGCGCCGTGCTGGAGGTCCTCACCGGCGAGGCGCGCAAACGCCGGCCCCAGCCCGCGGTCGACGGGCTCTACGACGTCGAAGTCTGGCGCACGTTGTGGGAGGAAGCACTCGCCAGTCCGGTCGGCGACTCCGAGGACGCACCACCTCCCGACGAAAACGCTGTGTGCCCTTATATGGGTTTGAGCGCATTCGGGCCGCAGGACTCGAATTGGTTCTTCGGCCGGGAACGGGCGACGAACGCACTTCTCGACCGAATGAACGAAAACGGTCTCACCATGCTCGTCGGCGCATCAGGTGCCGGAAAGTCGAGTTTGATGAAAGCGGGTGTGCTGCCCCGCCTCCACAAAGAAGCCGTCATCATTTCTCCCGGCACCGATCCGCTCAAGGAGCTCGCCCTCCAGCTGCCGGAGCTGATCAGCACGCTGGAGGCCGCCGTCGCCTCGGAGGTGCTGGTCGACCTGGCCCAGGAGGTGCAGATCGCGGTCGGCGACCGGGTGGTGATCGTCGACCAGTTCGAGGAGGCGTTCACCCTCGGCGGCGACGCGAACCGGCTGCGGGTGTTCGTGCAGGCCCTGCACGCGGCCGCGGAGAAGGCGGCGGTCGTGCTGGGCGTGCGGGCCGACTTCTACGCCCGCTGCCTCGACTTCCCCGAGCTCGCCGAGGCGCTGCAGAGCAACCAGATGGTGCTCGGCGCGATGTCGGCCGCCGAGGTGCGCGACGCCGTCACGAACCCGGCCAAGGCGGCCGGCCTGCAGCTCGAACCCGGTCTGGTCGAGCTCATGCTGCGCGACCTGGGCGCCCAGAACCGCCGGAGCAAGGACGCCTACGACGCGGGTGCGCTCCCCCTGCTCAGCCACGCCCTGCTGGTCACCTGGCAGCGCAGGCAGGCCGGGCGGCTCACGATCGCCGGCTACCGGGCGGCCGGCGGCATCCAGGGCGCGGTCGCCACCACGGCCGAACGCGCCTGGTCCGACCTCGACGAACCCGGTCAGCAGGCCGCGAAGCAGCTGCTCCTGCGCCTGGTCAGGGTCGGCGACGACACCCAGGACACCCGCCGCCGCTCCAGCCGCCACAACCTGCTGGAGGCGAGCACGAACCTGCCGGCGACCGAGCGCGCGCTCGAGGTGCTGGCGAGGGCCCGGCTGATCACCCTGGACGCGGGCAGCGTCGAGATCACGCACGAGGCGTTGCTGCACGCGTGGCCGCGGCTGCGCGGCTGGATCGACCAGGACCGGGCCGGCAACCTGGCCCGCCAGCGTCTGGAGGAGGACGCGGCCGCCTGGTCCACGCACGAGCGCGACTCGTCGATGCTCTACCGCGGCGCCCGGCTGGAGGGCGTGCGGCAGCAGCAGAACGTCACCGCGCTCGCGAAGGAGTTCGTGCGGACGTCGGAACGCCAGCACCGCAAGAGCATCTGGCTGCGCCGCAGCGCCGTCGCGCTGGTCGCGGTGTTCGCGCTGATCGCGGCCGGTGCGGCGGTGATCTCCGTGCAGCAGCGCAACGACGCCCAGTACCGCCAGGTCGTGGCCGAGGCGGACCGGCTGGCCACGAGCGACCCGTCGCTGTCGGCGCAGCTCCTGCTGGTCGCGCACCGGATGCGCCCGGACGACCAGGCGGTGAACGCCAAGCTGCTGGCCACGCAGCAGGTCCCGCTGGCCGTGCCGGTCGCCGGGCACACCGGCGCGGTCTACCTGACGACGTTCAGCCCGGACGGGACCCTGCTGGCGACCGCCAGCTACGACCGCACCGCGCGGCTGTGGGACGTGCGGGACCGCAGCCGTCCCAGGGAGCTCGCGGTCATCACCGAGCACACCAACTGGTTGAGCTCCGCGGTGTTCTCCCCGAACGGCAAGGTGCTCGCGACCACCGGCCAGGACGCGACGATCCGGCTCTGGGACGTGACGAACCCGGCCGCACCGCAGCCGCTCAAGACCATCGAGACCGGCAACGGCCCCTCCTACCTGCTGGAGTTCAGCCCGGACGGCGAGCTGCTCGCGGCGGCGAACGAGGACCGGTCGGCGCGGCTGTGGGACGTCAGCGACCCGGCAGACCCCAGGCCCGCCGGCGAACCGCTGCGCGACCACACCGCCGCGGTCCGCTCGATCGCGTTCAGCCCGGACGGGAGGACGCTCGCCACCACGGGCGACGACGCGACGATCCGGTTGTGGGACGTCGCCACCAGGACCAGGGTCGGCAAGCCGATGACCGGGCACACCGACGGCATCCACAGCGTGGCGTTCAGCGGCGACGGCAGGCTGCTCGCGAGTGGCTCGGACGACAAGACCGTGCGGCTGTGGAACCCGGCCACGCGGGAGCTGGTCGGGCAACCGCTCGTCGGGCACACCGAGGCCGTGTGGTCGGTGAAGTTCAGCCCGGCCGAGCCCGTGCTCGCCTCCGGTTCCGCCGACGCGACCGCCCGGCTGTGGAACGTCGGCGACCCGGCGACGGTGACCCAGATCGGGCGGCCGCTCGCGGCGCGGGGCGGGTCGATGTTCGCGGTCGGCTTCAGCCCCGACGGCCGCTCGCTCGCGGCCGGGTCGCAGGAGAACACCGCGAACCTGTGGTCGTTGCCGCGCGCGAGGTTGATCGGCCACACCGGCAGGGCCGGGGAGCCGGGGTTCCGGCCGGACGGCGAGCTCCTCGCGACGGGGTCCGCTGACACGACCGTGCGGTTGTGGGACGTCTCGAACCCGCAGGAACCGGCGCAGGCCGGGGCACCGCTGGTGGGGCACGAGCGTTCGGTCGGCCCTCCGGCGTTCCGGCCGGACGGGAAGGTGCTCGTCACCGCGGCCGGCGACCAGACGGTGCGCCGGTGGGACGTGACCGACCCCCGGCAGCCCCTACCGCTGGGCGCACCGATGGTGCTGCCCACCCGGTTCGCGACGGCCGCGCAGTTCAGCCCGACCGGCAAGGTCCTGCTGACCAGCCACGACGACAACTCGGTGCGGTTGTGGGACGCCACGGACCCCGCCAGTCCGGTGCCGCTGGGCGAGCCGCTGACCGGGCACGACGCCTACGTCAACGGCATGGACTTCGCCAGGGACGGCCGGACGCTCGCCACGGCGAGCAGCGACCGGACGGTGCGGCTGTGGGACGTGAGCGACCCCGCGCGGGCCCGGTTGCTGGGCAAACCGATCCAGGACCCGCAGATCGTGCACAAGGCGATCTTCACCGCGGACGGCACCACCCTCGTCACCGCCGGGCAGAGCAGGGTGATCCGGCTCTACGACGTGCGCGACCGGGAGAACCCGCGGCTGATCGGCGAGCTGCACGGGCACACGGGCACGATCACCACGATCTCGATCAGCGCGGACGGCAGGACGCTCGCGAGCAGCAGCGCGGACAGGACGTTCCGGCTGTGGGACATCAGCGACCCGGCCAAGGCGTCCTACACCGGTCAGCAGATCACCGGTGACTGGACGTCCGAGCCGTTCGTGCGGTTCTCGCCGCGGGGCGGGCTGCTCGCGACCGGCAACGCCGACGGCGTCGTGCGGCTGTGGGACCTCGATGTCACGCACCAGATCGAGCGGGTCTGCACGACCACGCGTGGTGCGCTGACCCCGGTGCTGTGGCAGGAGAAGCTGCCGCAGATGGACTTCAGGGACCCGTGCTGAGCCCGGCCGCCTTCTCGACCAGGCCCGTGAGCACGTCCGGCAGCGCGCGCAGGTCCAGATGTCGTCGCACCGCGGCGAGGTTGGCGTCGAGCACGGCGTCGGTGACGGCGAGCAGACCGTCGAGATCGGCCGGGTCGACCACGGTCAGCCCGAGCGCGCGGATCTCGTCCAGCACCGGATAGGGGCCCGCCACAACGGGTTTGCGCGCGGCCGCGGCCTCGCAGACCGGCAGCCCCCACCCCTCCCACGTGGACGGCAGCAGCACGAGGTCCGCGGCGGCGTAGAGGTCGGCCGGGTTGCGGGTGCGACCGCGCACGACACCCGGAAGTTGTTCTGCCGCAGGGCAAGGGGCGTCGTCGGTGAGCCAGTAGCGGACGTCCGGGCGCCGTTCGGACAGCCTGCGCACGAACTCGACCGCGCCGGGGATGTTCTTCGACGTGCCCTCGACCCGTGCGGGGTGCACGACGAGGTAGTCGGATGGCGCGACACCGAGAGCGGCACGCGTTCCGGTGCGGTCGCCGTGCGCGAGACCGACGACGTCGACCCGGTTGTGCACGACCTCGGTGTGCAACTGCGGCCAGCGGGCGAGGAACTCCCGCTGTGTCAACGAGTTGATGAGCACGTGCAGGTGGGCCGGGTGGTGCAGCGGCACGACGTCGCCGTCGACCGGACGCAGCTGCACGCGCTGCCAGGCCGGGTCGTGGTGCCGCAAGATCACCGGAACGCCCGCGGTGAGAGCGTGTTCCTCCCATGCCACCGAGGCTTCCGGCGCGCTCCACAACGAGCCCGCGTTGTCGAGCACGACCAGGTCGTGCGTCGCGCAGAGCTCCTTGACCACGGCGTGGTCGACGGGTGGTGGCTCACCGCCCGGCCGGTCGGCCCACATGCCGCGGACGACGACCCCGGCACCGGAGGCGAAGTGGCCGGCCGCGAGCGTGACCTGCCAGCCGAGCTCCTCGAACGCGCCCGCCCACTTCGCGGCCTCGACGCTGACCCCGTCGAACCCGCCCAGCCGGTGGGAGACGACACAAACACGGCTCACCGGCCGCACCCTATCGGTTACTGTCCGCGCCATGCGTTTACTTGCTCGGGTCGGCAGCTTGCGCGCGGTGGTGGCGGTGACCGTGGGGTTCATCGCGTTGAACATGATCCTCGTGGTGCTCGGCAACATCACGGACTACGGGACGAACGAGGCGTTCGTGCGGCACGTGCTCGCCATGGACACCACGTTCGGCGAGGGACTGAAGTGGCGGGCGATCACCAGTCCCGCGGTCGTGACGCTCGTCTACGTCGCGATCATCGTCTGGGAGGCGATCTCCGCGCTCCTGCTGACCGCGGGCACCATCGCATATCTGCGTGACCGCGAGGAGAGCGCGCGGCAGTTCGCGTCCGCGGGCCTGATGATGGTCGTCGCGCTGTTCCTGGGCGGGTTCATCACGATCGGTGGCGAGTGGTTCGCGATGTGGCAGTCGAAGGACTGGAACGGCATCGGCGCCGCGCTGCGGATGGTGACCATCGCGGGCTTCGCGCTGGTCCTCGTGCACCTCAGTCCGCGGCGGGCCAGCTCGTAGCCGGGCTCCGGCAGAACACCGGCCCGATCCCGGCGTCGGCTCCCAGCTCTTTCCACCAGTCGCGCTGCTCGGCGTCCTCGATCGAGTCGACCACCACGAGCCCACCGGCCTCGTGCACGAACCCGATGAGGTCGCTGAGCACGTGCGACACCAGCTCGTCCGGCTTCTGGCAGCGCCCGGCCACCCGCACCGCCGTGACGCCGAGCGAGCGGACCAGCTCGATCTCGGCGGTCGAACCGCGGAAGTTGCGCGCACCGATGTGAATCCCCATGTCCGACAACAGGTCCAGGTTGTCGGCTGCTTCGCTGTCCTCGGACGCCAGCACGTGCACCGGGAAGCCGAGGAGCAACCGGCCGGCGGGCAGTCCGGTGTCCGCGAGCACCCGGCGCACGTCGCGCACGAGGTCCGGGCTGTTCGCGAGACTCTCGGTCAGGCACACCGCGAGCATCTCGTCGTGCCCCTGCGCGGTCTCCGCGGCCCTGCGCAACATCCACTCGCCGAGCGGCAGCATCAACCCGGTGTGCTCGGCCATCGACACGCACTTCTCGTGCGGGATCGGCCCGGCGTCCCGGTGCCGCCAGTGCAGCTCGGCCTCGACGCACACCCGCACCGCGCCGTCGAGCCGCATCACCGGGTTGAAGACGACGTCGATCTCGCCGCTCTCCCACGCACCGGGCATGACGGCGGCGAGCGCGAAGTCCTCCTGCTCGCGCTTGTCGAGCGTCGCGTCGTGCAGTCCCCACTGCCTGCGCCCGCTGCGCTTGGCCCGCCGGAGCGTCATGTCCGACGCCCGTAAGACCTCGGCCGGGTGGCCGCCGGGGTGCAGCCGCGGCAGCACGCCGATCGACGCCGACACCGCGACGCCGTGGCCGCCGAAGTAGACGGGCTCGGCCAGCTCGTGCTCGATGGTGCGGATGGTGGTGTCGACGTCCGGCGTCCGCGGCCCGTTCTCGACGAGCACGGCGAACTCGTCACCCTCGAGCCGCGCGACCATGGCCTTCTCGCTGGCGAACACGGCGCTCAGCCGTTCCGCGACGAGCTTGAGCACCTTGTCGCCGATCTCGCGCCCGAGCCCGTCGGTGATCACCGCGAACGCGTCGAGGTCGAGGTGGTAGAGCGTGACGCCGTGCTCGATGTCGCTGTGCAGCAACGACTCCAGCCGCGTGGTGAGGTACTGCCGGTTCGGCAGTCCGGTCAGCGCGTCGTGCAGCGACTGGTACTGCAACCGGCCGCCGAGCAGCGTGAGCTGGCTGTCGTCGTCGATCATCAGGACGTAGTGCCGCGGGTTGTCCTCCGCGTCCTTCTGCACGGTCGCCGCGAGCAGCACCCGGAAGAGCTCGCCGTCGCGGTCGAGGAGCCGCGGCCGTTCCTCGACCCGGCGCATCCGCTCGTACTTGAGACTGGCCAGCGCTTCTCTGATCAACGGCAGGTCGGCGGGCGCGATGAGGTCGTCGAGCGTCATGCCGTCGACGTCGTCACGCCGCAGGATCGTGCACAACGCCTCGTTCGCACGCTCCAGCTCCCCGTCGAGGCTGACGATCGCGATGCCCGTCGACGAGTGCGCGAAGATGTCCTCGAACCGCTCCTCGCTCGCCTGCAGGTCGAGCTGCACGGCCCTGTTCGCTCTCAACAGCGCCTGGCTCACGCTCTCCTGTTGCTCCAACACGAGCGCTTGCATCGCATCGGTGTAACCGGCGGCCATCTCGCCGATGACCAACGCACCGCGTTCCATGTCTTTGGTCTCGTGCGCCACGAACCGCGCGAGGATCTCAACGGACTTCCTGAGGCTGTCCGCCCCGACGCAGTGCATCTCGACGAGCCGCGTGCCGACCCTGGCCGCGATCTTCGGATCTCCGGTGAGCGCGTCGGCGACGACGTTCAGCAGCTCGTGCAGCTCCTCGGCCAACCGGGCGGCGGAGAGCGGGACGTAGGAGGTCCGGCTGACCTTGACGGCCCAGTCGCGCGCCAACTCGTCACGTCCAGGCGGGCGTGACGGTCTGGCGTCGTCCTGGCTCGGCAATCGATCCACCTGACCTGCTCGACGAGCAACGGTGCGGAAGCCTACCGCCAGCAAACCACATCGTCCCAATGCGCGGCGGCGTTCGCCTCATCGGGCGAGGCGCGACCTCGGTGCGTTACAGGATTTGATCGCTCGATCGGAGCAATTTCCTCATGGAAGGGCGGGTGGCGAAGGCCGTCGATTGGTTCATGTGGGTGGATCGGCTGTGGAGGGGGCGCGCTCAGGCGCCGGTCCCCACGATGTGCCTCAACTGCGCCAGCAGATCACTCCGGCTCGTACTCCCCAACCGCTGCCTCATCCTCGCCATGTGGTGCTCCACCGTCTTGGCCGAGATGAACAACCGGTCCCCCACCTGCTTGTACGTCATCCCCTCCAGCACCAGCTGCGCGACCTCCCGCTCCCGCTCGCTCAGCTTCCCCGCGTCCTCGACGACCACGGGCGCGTCCTCGGTCACCCGGCGGGCCGACACCGGGCGTCCCTGCAGCAACCGGGCGCAGTCCAGCAGCCGCACCATCGCCTGGCGGTCGGAGGTGCGGATCGCCGCCTGGCCCGCCAGCCGGGCCGCGTCCCACCAGAGCCCCACGGCGTGCAGGCTGCGGGCCGCCTCCTCGACGCGGTCGGCGTCGACCTTGCCGGCCACCACGTCCAGCCAGCTCTCGGCGGCGGTGGAGATGATCGCGCAGTAACGGCTGTGGTCACTGGAAGAAGCCAGCACCGCCGCGTGCTCCTCGGCGGCGGTGTGGTCGTCGTCGATGATCGCGGCGTGCAGGAGGCTCCAGTGGAGCTGGGTCGACCACAGGGGCGGGTTGCCCAACGCCTCCAGCAACGACACGGCTTGCGACAAATGCGGGGCCAGGCGGTCCTGGTCGCGCAACCGGGCCGCGGCGGCGGCGAACTCGCCCAGGGGCAACAGGGAGAACAGGTCGACGGGGTGGCGGAGGACGGCCTCGCAGGCCTGTTCCCAGGTGCGGCGGAGGGTGGCGAGGTCGCTGTTGCGGCGGGCCACGCCCACCTCGAGGGCCACGGCGAAGATCCAGTCGCGGGGTTCGAAGGCGCCGCGGACGGACATGAGGGTTTCGCGGGCCACGGCGAGGTTGCCGCGGAGCATGTGGAGCCAGGCCTGCAACAGCTTGTGGCGCACCGACATCAGGACGCCGCCGGTGCCGGTTTCGACGGCGCGGTCGAGGACTGACTCGGCCACGTTCGGTTCGCCGCAGTGGATGGCCACCAGTGCGGCCAGGGACGCCGGGCTGTCGGGGAGCAGGACGGCGCCGCCGGCGGGTTCCAGCATGGAGGAAGCGCGGACCAAAGTGGACAGTGCGGCGGTGTCGGAGCCGGCCACGGACAGGCGCACGCCCTGCAGCATCAGGGAGGCGGCACCGCCGAGCAGGGTCGGGGGCTGGGCCGGGGTGTCGTCGGCGGGGGTGCCGGTGCCGAGGGCGCCGATGCCCGCGAACGCGGCGGCGTAGGGGTGGCGGCCCAGCGGAAGAGCTCGGTGCTGCGGGCCAGCTGGCCGCGGTGGGCCAGTGCCACGGCGGCGACCTCGGCGGCGGTGCGGCGGTGCGGGAGTCCGGGCGCTGATGATCTGGTCCGCCAGGCGGAGAGCGGAGTCCAGGTCGCCCGCCATGGCGGAGGCGGTGGCCCACTGGGCGGCGGTGTCGGACGGGATCGTGCCGCCGCCGGTGGAGGCCTTGAACAGGCGGGCGGCCAGTGCCGGGTCGGAGGACAGGGCCTCGCGGCGGCGGCGGCGAAGACCGGGCCGCCGATGCCGGTGCCGACGAGCGGGCGGACCAGGTCGAGGACCGGGCCGCCGCGGTCGAGCTGGAGCTGGGCGAGGCGCTGGCGGACGGCGATGCGGCGTTCGGTGCGGGTCAGAGCGCCGACGGCCTTCAACGCGAGGGGCAGCAGCGTGCCGTCCTCGGCGAGCAGGCCGGTGGCGCGGGCGGCCTCGATGATGTCGCTGACCTCGTCGAAGTCCTTGTCCAGCAACGCCGAGAGCAGGTCGAGGCGCTGGGCCGCACCCGCTTCGGCGGCCAGCAGGAACTTCTGCAGGTCGGGGTCGAGCCAGTCGAGGTCGCCGCGGAACGCCGACAGCGCCTCGGCGGACACCTCGGACGCCGCGCCGAGCCGTTCGACGTACGCCGGTACGCCACCGGTCTGCGCGTGCACGAAGTCGACCACGGGGCGAGGAGCGTGCAACAGCTCGCGGACCTGGTCCTTCGACAACGGCGCCAACGGCACCACGACCGCGCCACGGGTCAGCTCGGCCAATGCGGCACGACGGGGCCACGGACGATATGCCAGCACCAGCAACGGTTCCGCGGCCAACGCGCGCAAGGCGGCGTCGTCCAGCAGGTGAGCGTCATCGACCACCCGCACGGCGGGGTTCGTGATCTCACCGAGGAACGCTGTCTTGCCGTGACCTCCTGGAGCCGCAACGACAACGCGCAGGCTT from Lentzea guizhouensis harbors:
- a CDS encoding helix-turn-helix transcriptional regulator; this encodes MRLSVAGSDTAALSTLVRASSMLEPAGGAVLLPDSPASLAALVAIHCGEPNVAESVLDRAVETGTGGVLMSVRHKLLQAWLHMLRGNLAVARETLMSVRGAFEPRDWIFAVALEVGVARRNSDLATLRRTWEQACEAVLRHPVDLFSLLPLGEFAAAAARLRDQDRLAPHLSQAVSLLEALGNPPLWSTQLHWSLLHAAIIDDDHTAAEEHAAVLASSSDHSRYCAIISTAAESWLDVVAGKVDADRVEEAARSLHAVGLWWDAARLAGQAAIRTSDRQAMVRLLDCARLLQGRPVSARRVTEDAPVVVEDAGKLSEREREVAQLVLEGMTYKQVGDRLFISAKTVEHHMARMRQRLGSTSRSDLLAQLRHIVGTGA